From the Myxococcales bacterium genome, one window contains:
- a CDS encoding tyrosine--tRNA ligase, giving the protein MTANILPELEARGLVADVTNRDELGAAFAAGNVPHYAGHDPTATSLHVGHLIPVVIQRRLQLAGHRPIAVVGGATGMIGDPSGRSAERNLLDRDTLAANVAGLRAQLGRLLDFDDGPAGAVLTNNHDWFEGVSFLDFLREVGKHVTINYMLAKDSVKSRLEERDSGLSYTEFSYMLLQAWDFVVLARQHGCRLQVGGSDQWGNITAGCELGRRLGTAQLWGLTAPLLLDASGQKMGKTSTGERVWLDPAQTTSYAFFQYFVNVDDALAPSMLKKFSFRPLPELDEVIAVHDGDHSKRHCQRELARDITRWVHGDAGLATAERATAVMFGGSLADAKDADLAALAGVVGTTAVTRAEVEAGLPLIDLLVRAELCASKGEAKRLIAGGGVYVNNQRESAGDRKLDLGALGTESYIFLRSGKKNYRLVHVG; this is encoded by the coding sequence ATGACGGCCAACATCCTGCCTGAGCTCGAGGCCCGCGGCCTCGTCGCTGACGTGACCAACCGTGACGAGCTCGGCGCCGCGTTCGCCGCCGGCAACGTGCCGCACTACGCCGGCCACGATCCCACCGCCACCAGCCTCCACGTCGGCCACCTGATCCCGGTCGTGATCCAGCGGCGCCTGCAGCTCGCCGGCCACCGCCCGATCGCGGTCGTCGGCGGCGCCACCGGGATGATCGGCGATCCGTCGGGGCGCTCGGCCGAGCGCAACCTGCTCGACCGCGACACGCTCGCGGCCAACGTCGCCGGGCTGCGCGCGCAGCTCGGCCGCCTGCTCGACTTCGACGACGGCCCCGCCGGCGCGGTGCTCACCAACAACCACGACTGGTTCGAGGGCGTGTCGTTCCTCGACTTCCTGCGCGAGGTCGGCAAGCACGTCACGATCAACTACATGCTCGCGAAGGACTCGGTGAAGTCCCGGCTCGAGGAGCGCGACAGCGGCCTGTCGTACACCGAGTTCAGCTACATGCTGCTCCAGGCCTGGGACTTCGTCGTGCTCGCGCGCCAGCACGGGTGCCGGCTGCAGGTCGGCGGCTCCGATCAGTGGGGCAACATCACCGCCGGCTGCGAGCTGGGCCGGCGCCTGGGCACGGCGCAGCTGTGGGGCCTGACCGCGCCGTTGCTGCTCGACGCCAGCGGCCAGAAGATGGGCAAGACCTCGACCGGCGAGCGGGTCTGGCTCGATCCGGCGCAGACCACCTCGTACGCGTTCTTCCAGTACTTCGTGAACGTCGACGACGCGCTGGCGCCGTCGATGCTCAAGAAGTTCTCGTTCCGCCCGCTGCCCGAGCTCGACGAGGTCATCGCCGTCCACGACGGCGATCACAGCAAGCGCCACTGCCAGCGCGAGCTGGCCCGGGACATCACGCGCTGGGTCCACGGCGACGCCGGCCTCGCCACCGCCGAGCGCGCCACCGCGGTGATGTTCGGCGGCAGCCTCGCCGACGCCAAGGACGCCGACCTGGCCGCGCTCGCCGGCGTCGTCGGCACCACCGCGGTCACCCGGGCCGAGGTCGAGGCCGGCCTGCCGCTCATCGACCTGCTGGTGCGCGCCGAGCTGTGCGCGTCCAAGGGCGAGGCCAAGCGGCTGATCGCCGGCGGCGGCGTCTACGTCAACAACCAGCGCGAGAGCGCCGGCGATCGCAAGCTCGACCTCGGCGCCCTCGGCACCGAGTCGTACATCTTCCTGCGCAGCGGCAAGAAGAACTACCGGCTGGTCCACGTCGGCTGA
- the arsH gene encoding arsenical resistance protein ArsH, with protein MSDRIDDDLPPHTVASTLASLARPASTHPPRVLILYGSLRTRSFSRLLAEECGRVLTAFGAEVRTYDPSGLPVFDRQSFDLPKVAELRALSLWSEAQVWVSPEQHGAMTAAFKNQIDWIPLADGAVRPTQGRTLAVLQVSGGSQSFNAVNQLRVLGRWMRMLTIPNQSSVPKAFDEFDPDGRMKPSSYRDRVVDVMEELFRFTLLTRDHADLLATRYSEDKERRAHGALKPALGVAPKE; from the coding sequence ATGTCCGATCGGATCGACGACGACCTGCCGCCGCACACCGTGGCCTCGACCCTGGCCAGCCTGGCGCGGCCGGCCAGCACCCACCCGCCCCGGGTGCTGATCCTGTACGGCTCGCTGCGCACGCGCAGCTTCAGCCGGCTCCTGGCCGAGGAGTGCGGCCGGGTGCTGACCGCGTTCGGCGCCGAGGTCCGCACGTATGATCCCAGCGGCCTGCCGGTGTTCGATCGCCAGTCGTTCGACCTGCCCAAGGTCGCCGAGCTGCGCGCGCTGAGCCTGTGGTCCGAGGCCCAGGTGTGGGTCAGCCCCGAGCAGCACGGCGCGATGACCGCCGCGTTCAAGAACCAGATCGACTGGATCCCGCTGGCCGACGGCGCGGTCCGCCCGACCCAGGGCCGCACCCTCGCGGTGCTGCAGGTCAGCGGCGGCAGCCAGTCGTTCAACGCCGTCAACCAGCTGCGCGTGCTCGGCCGCTGGATGCGCATGCTCACGATCCCCAACCAGTCGTCGGTGCCCAAGGCCTTCGACGAGTTCGACCCCGACGGCCGGATGAAGCCGTCGAGCTACCGCGACCGCGTCGTCGACGTGATGGAGGAGCTGTTCCGCTTCACGCTCCTGACCCGCGACCACGCCGACCTCCTCGCCACCCGCTACAGCGAGGACAAGGAGCGCCGCGCCCACGGCGCCCTCAAGCCCGCCCTCGGCGTCGCCCCGAAAGAGTGA
- a CDS encoding sigma-54-dependent Fis family transcriptional regulator produces the protein MTRVLVVDDDRSIRRSLEKFLGGEGYGVATAGDGTEALAAAGAADVVLLDLGLPGADGLDVLAALRARPHPPTVVVITARDDMASTVTAIQRGAYEYLVKPLDVDRLRLVVRRAAESREAERTLGHLVARDSEQFAAGNILGKSTAIREVYKQIGAVSTSKASVLILGESGTGKELVAKAIHYAAVDRDKPFVAINCTAFAPGVLESELFGHVRGAFTGAVGDKLGRFELAGAGTLFLDEIGELPLELQAKLLRVLQERTFERVGDGRPVPLRARVIAATHRDLPAMVARGEFREDLYYRLRVVELHLPPLRARVDDIPLLVEGLLARINRELHKQVRAVAPETMAALVRYPWPGNVRELENALTRAVVLSAGEVLEARHLPMLGAAAPTALPAAPPPGLVSLREVERRHVEHVLAAVGWNKRRACAVLEISRPTLDRKIDEYGLVRPAGAEDDG, from the coding sequence GTGACCCGCGTGCTGGTGGTCGACGACGATCGCTCGATCCGGCGCAGCCTCGAGAAGTTCCTCGGCGGCGAGGGCTACGGGGTCGCGACCGCGGGCGACGGGACCGAGGCCCTGGCGGCGGCCGGCGCCGCCGACGTCGTGCTGCTCGACCTCGGGCTGCCGGGGGCCGACGGGCTCGACGTGCTGGCGGCGCTGCGCGCGCGGCCGCACCCGCCGACGGTCGTGGTCATCACCGCCCGCGACGACATGGCGTCGACGGTGACCGCGATCCAGCGCGGCGCCTACGAGTACCTGGTCAAGCCGCTCGACGTCGATCGGCTGCGGCTGGTGGTGCGGCGCGCCGCCGAGTCGCGCGAGGCCGAGCGCACGCTCGGGCACCTGGTGGCGCGCGACAGCGAGCAGTTCGCCGCCGGCAACATCCTGGGCAAGAGCACGGCGATCCGCGAGGTCTACAAGCAGATCGGCGCCGTCTCGACCAGCAAGGCCAGCGTGCTGATCCTGGGCGAGAGCGGCACCGGCAAGGAGCTGGTGGCCAAGGCCATCCACTACGCCGCGGTCGATCGCGACAAGCCGTTCGTCGCGATCAACTGCACCGCGTTCGCGCCGGGCGTGCTCGAGAGCGAGCTGTTCGGCCACGTCCGGGGCGCGTTCACCGGCGCGGTCGGCGACAAGCTCGGGCGGTTCGAGCTGGCCGGCGCCGGCACGCTGTTCCTCGACGAGATCGGCGAGCTGCCGCTCGAGCTGCAGGCCAAGCTCCTGCGGGTGCTGCAGGAGCGCACGTTCGAGCGGGTCGGCGACGGGCGGCCGGTGCCGCTGCGCGCGCGGGTGATCGCCGCGACCCACCGCGACCTGCCGGCGATGGTCGCGCGCGGCGAGTTCCGCGAGGACCTGTACTACCGGCTGCGCGTGGTCGAGCTGCACCTGCCGCCGCTGCGCGCGCGCGTCGACGACATCCCGCTCCTGGTCGAGGGCCTGCTGGCGCGGATCAACCGCGAGCTGCACAAGCAGGTGCGCGCGGTCGCGCCCGAGACCATGGCGGCGCTGGTGCGCTACCCGTGGCCCGGCAACGTGCGCGAGCTCGAGAACGCGCTGACCCGCGCGGTCGTGCTGTCGGCCGGCGAGGTGCTCGAGGCCCGACACCTGCCGATGCTCGGGGCCGCGGCGCCGACAGCGCTCCCCGCCGCGCCGCCGCCGGGGCTGGTGTCGCTGCGCGAGGTCGAGCGTCGCCACGTCGAGCACGTGCTGGCCGCGGTCGGGTGGAACAAGCGGCGCGCGTGCGCGGTGCTCGAGATCAGCCGGCCCACGCTCGACCGCAAGATCGACGAGTACGGTCTGGTGCGCCCGGCCGGCGCGGAGGACGACGGGTGA
- a CDS encoding ABC transporter permease — MLLPITVWTLARKILLHDRIKFAVAAAGVAISVNLVLAQIGLYLGFMQNASNLIDHSTADVWVTGAGSENFDFSAPIDDRAYYQVASTLGVARAERLLLAFGQFRLSDGGTQGVQVVGVEPGGRLLRPWNLVAGDAGRLHEPGAIVVDVSEAAKLKVDQVGARNEIFGARTQVVALTRGIRSFTTSPFVWTDLDSARAYTLYPADRYNFVMVQAAPGESARALAARLDALPNLDAYTTPVMSTRARTYWSSRTGVGAGFFTTAVLGVIVGLVVVGQILYNGTLEHLREYGTLKAMGARNSAIVRVIVYQALISALVGFVLGGAMTLGARVLLAKANLTVLITRELVIGTAVLTIVMCCVAALLSVVKVLRLDPASVFKG; from the coding sequence GTGCTCTTACCGATCACCGTGTGGACCCTGGCCCGGAAGATCCTCCTCCACGATCGCATCAAGTTCGCGGTCGCCGCGGCCGGCGTGGCGATCAGCGTGAACCTGGTGCTGGCGCAGATCGGCCTCTACCTCGGGTTCATGCAGAACGCGTCGAACCTGATCGATCACAGCACCGCTGACGTCTGGGTGACCGGCGCCGGCAGCGAGAACTTCGACTTCTCGGCGCCGATCGACGACCGCGCCTACTACCAGGTGGCGTCGACGCTGGGCGTGGCCCGGGCCGAGCGCCTGCTGCTGGCGTTCGGGCAGTTCCGCCTGTCCGACGGCGGCACCCAGGGCGTGCAGGTGGTCGGGGTCGAGCCCGGCGGCCGGCTGCTGCGCCCATGGAACCTGGTCGCCGGCGACGCCGGTCGGCTGCACGAGCCCGGCGCGATCGTCGTCGACGTCAGCGAGGCCGCGAAGCTCAAGGTCGATCAGGTCGGTGCCCGCAACGAGATCTTCGGCGCCCGGACCCAGGTGGTCGCGCTGACCCGCGGCATCCGCAGCTTCACGACCTCGCCGTTCGTGTGGACCGATCTCGATAGCGCCCGCGCGTACACGCTGTACCCGGCCGATCGCTACAACTTCGTGATGGTGCAGGCCGCGCCCGGCGAGTCGGCGCGCGCGCTGGCGGCGCGGCTCGACGCGCTGCCCAACCTCGACGCGTACACCACGCCGGTGATGTCGACCCGGGCCCGCACCTACTGGTCGTCCCGCACCGGCGTGGGCGCTGGGTTCTTCACGACCGCGGTGCTGGGCGTGATCGTTGGCCTCGTCGTCGTCGGGCAGATCCTCTACAACGGCACGCTCGAGCACCTGCGCGAGTACGGCACGCTCAAGGCCATGGGCGCGCGCAACAGCGCGATCGTCCGCGTGATCGTCTACCAGGCGCTGATCTCGGCGCTGGTCGGGTTCGTGCTCGGCGGCGCCATGACCCTGGGCGCGCGCGTGCTCCTGGCCAAGGCCAACCTGACCGTGCTGATCACCCGCGAGCTGGTGATCGGCACCGCGGTCCTGACGATCGTCATGTGCTGCGTCGCGGCGCTGCTGTCGGTCGTGAAGGTGCTGCGCCTCGATCCCGCGTCGGTCTTCAAGGGCTGA
- a CDS encoding ABC transporter ATP-binding protein — MSTTTTTTASPIAALAGITKVYGAGETQVTALEGADLSVYPGEILLIEGPSGSGKTTLISILGLLLRPTRGDVFIRGERVTDLPERALPAIRASAFGFVFQGFNLFPALTALENVAIAIRVKDPKVRRPQVEAARLLHAVGLADRMHHKPADLSGGQKQRVAIARALGGDPPLIIGDEPTAALDTKTALGVMALLRELATREGRAVVVVTHDPRLERFADRVAHVEDGRVTAVVTIDHSRAA, encoded by the coding sequence ATGTCCACCACCACCACCACCACCGCTTCGCCCATCGCCGCGCTCGCCGGCATCACGAAGGTCTACGGCGCCGGCGAGACCCAGGTGACCGCGCTCGAGGGCGCGGACCTGTCGGTCTACCCCGGCGAGATCTTGCTGATCGAGGGCCCGTCGGGCTCGGGCAAGACCACGCTGATCTCGATCCTCGGGCTGCTCCTGCGCCCGACCCGCGGCGACGTGTTCATCCGCGGCGAGCGGGTCACCGACCTGCCCGAGCGCGCGCTGCCGGCGATCCGGGCGAGCGCGTTCGGGTTCGTGTTCCAGGGCTTCAACCTGTTCCCGGCGCTGACCGCGCTCGAGAACGTCGCGATCGCGATCCGCGTCAAGGACCCGAAGGTGCGGCGCCCCCAGGTCGAGGCCGCGCGCCTGCTGCACGCGGTCGGCCTCGCCGACCGGATGCACCACAAGCCCGCCGATCTCTCGGGCGGGCAGAAGCAGCGGGTCGCGATCGCCCGGGCGCTGGGCGGCGACCCGCCGCTGATCATCGGCGACGAGCCCACCGCCGCGCTCGACACCAAGACCGCGCTGGGCGTGATGGCGCTCCTGCGCGAGCTCGCGACCCGCGAGGGCCGCGCGGTCGTCGTCGTGACCCACGACCCGCGGCTCGAGCGCTTCGCCGACCGGGTCGCGCACGTCGAGGACGGCCGCGTCACCGCCGTCGTCACCATCGATCACAGCCGGGCCGCGTGA
- a CDS encoding efflux RND transporter periplasmic adaptor subunit, which produces MTNAPAPRPRRLPRLAAALGIGAVAVVGIAWSQRPAPAAPPPSAPATTALIAPGLVEAAGDRVELGVETSGRLIELLVDEGDAVTAGQLLGRLDDRVARARVARAEAGLAAATARRALLARGARPGELRAAAAEAAAAEAVAHERGLARDRAVALATANASAIAPAEVDVAQGQADTSAATARAATARAAVLWQGARREELTEAAAAIAAARAEVDEAEAVLAHHELRAPRDGVILRRLHEVGEQMTTMPPTTLLIIADTRHLELRVEVDEADVGRVAVGQPAWASALAYGDRRFVGQVTRIVGELGRKTQRLDDPRARIDTRVLEVVVALTEPAALPLGLRMDVHLAPLGTAP; this is translated from the coding sequence ATGACCAACGCACCCGCTCCCCGCCCGCGGCGGCTGCCGCGCCTCGCCGCCGCTCTCGGCATCGGCGCCGTCGCCGTCGTCGGCATCGCCTGGTCCCAGCGGCCCGCCCCGGCCGCGCCGCCGCCGAGCGCGCCCGCCACCACCGCGCTGATCGCGCCCGGCCTGGTCGAGGCCGCGGGCGACCGCGTCGAGCTCGGCGTCGAGACCAGCGGCCGGCTGATCGAGCTCCTGGTCGACGAGGGTGACGCGGTCACCGCCGGGCAGCTGCTCGGCCGGCTCGACGATCGCGTCGCCCGCGCCCGCGTGGCCCGGGCCGAGGCCGGGCTGGCCGCCGCCACCGCGCGCCGCGCGCTCCTGGCCCGGGGCGCACGCCCGGGTGAGCTGCGCGCCGCCGCCGCCGAGGCCGCCGCCGCCGAGGCCGTCGCCCACGAGCGCGGCCTGGCGCGCGACCGCGCGGTCGCGCTCGCCACGGCCAACGCCAGCGCGATCGCGCCGGCCGAGGTCGACGTGGCGCAGGGCCAGGCCGACACCAGCGCCGCCACCGCACGGGCCGCCACCGCACGGGCCGCGGTGCTGTGGCAGGGCGCCCGCCGCGAGGAGCTGACCGAGGCCGCCGCCGCGATCGCCGCCGCCCGCGCGGAGGTCGACGAGGCCGAGGCGGTGCTGGCGCACCACGAGCTGCGCGCGCCGCGCGACGGCGTGATCCTGCGCCGGCTGCACGAGGTCGGCGAGCAGATGACGACGATGCCGCCGACGACGCTGCTGATCATCGCCGACACCCGCCACCTCGAGCTGCGGGTCGAGGTCGACGAGGCCGACGTCGGCCGGGTCGCGGTCGGGCAGCCGGCGTGGGCGAGCGCGCTGGCGTACGGCGACCGCCGCTTCGTCGGCCAGGTCACGCGGATCGTCGGCGAGCTCGGCCGCAAGACCCAGCGGCTCGACGACCCCCGCGCGCGCATCGACACCCGCGTGCTCGAGGTCGTCGTGGCGCTGACCGAGCCCGCGGCGCTGCCGCTGGGGCTGCGCATGGACGTGCACCTCGCGCCGCTCGGGACCGCGCCGTGA
- a CDS encoding TolC family protein, translating into MTRARTMVALGAVVALAIAPSARADDPTTAAHDGDPTAAGAAGDPTTAGAARRLTLADALAVARTDNPALRGQQVAVARAEATARAARGVDDLIVEGGVEGTARTSPAIAGAAFQDTATRAVAARASVWQPLPWGGRVGVQVADDVARVTSRVAIGGPAVDITTTAHRPRVELIWLQPLARGRGRAVHDRPRHQAELTAAVERAGVTARGAQLGLDVATAYWELAYAAHEVALREHALVVARDQLAVTRARTDVGRGSDLEVLAVEQALAAREVARLAAVQARTARAVDLAVLLAVDPATPLVAADPLVDPAPAPPPALDATLAAALSFAPELRAVEHQTELAATELAAADGDRGPAIDLTVRGGPAGSSDRAGAAWSQVAQLDGYEVSAGLAFALPVGDRAARGRVAAARHERSRLELERADRRAHLGAAVRRAVDALVLSDQRIAAAALAADLAERTVALERDRWRTGLGTNFDVLTRQDQAVAAAAALARAHADRRIAAAAVAALTGAPR; encoded by the coding sequence GTGACCCGGGCGCGCACGATGGTCGCGCTGGGTGCGGTGGTCGCGCTGGCGATCGCGCCGAGCGCCCGCGCCGACGATCCGACGACCGCGGCCCACGACGGCGATCCGACCGCCGCGGGCGCCGCCGGCGATCCGACGACCGCGGGCGCCGCGCGCCGGCTGACCCTGGCCGACGCGCTGGCGGTGGCGCGCACCGACAACCCGGCGCTCCGCGGTCAGCAGGTCGCGGTCGCGCGCGCCGAGGCCACCGCCCGCGCCGCCCGCGGCGTCGACGATCTGATCGTCGAGGGCGGCGTCGAGGGCACCGCCCGCACCAGCCCGGCGATCGCCGGCGCCGCGTTCCAGGACACCGCGACCCGCGCCGTCGCTGCCCGCGCCAGCGTGTGGCAGCCGCTGCCGTGGGGCGGACGGGTCGGCGTGCAGGTCGCCGACGACGTCGCCCGCGTGACCTCGCGGGTCGCGATCGGCGGGCCCGCCGTCGACATCACCACGACCGCGCACCGCCCGCGGGTCGAGCTGATCTGGCTGCAGCCGCTGGCCCGCGGGCGCGGCCGCGCGGTCCACGATCGCCCGCGCCACCAGGCCGAGCTGACCGCGGCGGTCGAGCGCGCCGGCGTCACCGCGCGCGGCGCCCAGCTCGGGCTCGACGTCGCGACCGCGTACTGGGAGCTGGCGTACGCCGCGCACGAGGTCGCGCTGCGCGAGCACGCCCTGGTCGTGGCCCGGGATCAGCTCGCGGTCACGCGCGCGCGCACCGACGTCGGCCGCGGCTCGGACCTCGAGGTGCTCGCGGTCGAGCAGGCCCTGGCGGCCCGCGAGGTCGCGCGCCTGGCCGCGGTCCAGGCCCGCACCGCCCGCGCGGTCGACCTCGCGGTCCTGCTCGCGGTCGACCCAGCGACGCCGCTGGTCGCCGCCGATCCGCTGGTCGATCCCGCGCCCGCGCCGCCCCCGGCGCTCGACGCGACCCTGGCCGCGGCCCTGTCGTTCGCGCCCGAGCTGCGCGCGGTCGAGCACCAGACCGAGCTGGCCGCGACCGAGCTCGCCGCCGCTGATGGAGACCGCGGCCCCGCGATCGATCTGACCGTGCGCGGCGGCCCGGCCGGCAGCTCGGACCGCGCCGGCGCCGCCTGGAGCCAGGTCGCGCAGCTCGACGGCTACGAGGTCAGCGCCGGCCTGGCGTTCGCGCTGCCGGTCGGCGATCGCGCGGCCCGCGGCCGGGTCGCCGCCGCCCGCCACGAGCGCAGCCGGCTCGAGCTCGAGCGCGCCGACCGCCGCGCGCACCTGGGCGCCGCGGTCCGCCGCGCCGTCGACGCCCTGGTGCTCTCGGATCAGCGCATCGCCGCCGCCGCCCTGGCCGCGGACCTGGCCGAGCGCACCGTCGCGCTCGAGCGCGATCGCTGGCGCACCGGCCTCGGCACCAACTTCGACGTGCTGACCCGCCAGGATCAGGCCGTCGCCGCCGCCGCCGCCCTGGCGCGGGCCCACGCCGATCGCCGCATCGCCGCCGCCGCCGTCGCCGCGCTCACCGGCGCGCCGCGCTGA
- a CDS encoding M2 family metallopeptidase, translated as MRTRTLAVIALALAPSLLACKSKSKPPAPTNGTGTRTATPVGPTVEEAQAFIADVDKGLREVWTVRDTADWERSTNITPETEARAALTAEAATAYLTRKIGEAKKFEGVVGKLDPATQRQFHLLRIAGQTAPADEQKAKALAEATTAMDSTYGKSKVCGAKGACQDLGQLTTIMAKSRKPAELLAAWQGWHDTTGRAVRPIYERFVPLANEGVAANGFADVSELWLSSYDMKPDDVVAMADTLWGQVEPLYKDLHCYTRRRLSKFYGPKVVPPTGPMPAHMLGNMWAQDWSNVYDLLEPNKGQASPDVSAALVKQKYDATRMAKLAESFFVSLGLPSLPATFWERSQLVQPKGKEVVCHASAWDPTYSGDARIKMCIKVNQEDLITLHHELGHDYYYLSYYKLPVLFQSGANDGFHEAIGDTIALSITPSYLKQIGLLDKVSVAPEAVINQQMFVALSKVAFLPFGLVVDKWRWEAFSGKITPEQWNQRWWELRQQYQGVAPAVARAATDFDPGAKYHVPSNTPYLRYFLSTILQFQFHRALCKAAGWDGPLHECSIYGSPGAGTKLAAMLALGASKPWPDALEAMTGQREIDATAMLDYFAPLHAWLKAQNAGQECGW; from the coding sequence ATGCGCACTCGTACCCTTGCTGTCATCGCGCTGGCCCTCGCGCCCAGCCTGCTCGCGTGCAAGTCGAAGTCGAAGCCGCCGGCGCCGACCAACGGCACCGGCACCCGCACCGCCACCCCGGTGGGGCCGACCGTCGAGGAGGCCCAGGCCTTCATCGCCGACGTCGACAAGGGCCTGCGCGAGGTCTGGACCGTGCGCGACACCGCGGACTGGGAGCGGTCGACCAACATCACGCCCGAGACCGAGGCCCGCGCCGCGCTCACCGCCGAGGCGGCGACGGCGTACCTCACCCGGAAGATCGGCGAGGCCAAGAAGTTCGAGGGCGTCGTCGGCAAGCTCGACCCCGCCACCCAGCGCCAGTTCCACCTGCTGCGCATCGCCGGGCAGACCGCGCCCGCCGACGAGCAGAAGGCCAAGGCGCTGGCCGAGGCCACGACCGCGATGGACAGCACCTACGGCAAGAGCAAGGTGTGCGGCGCGAAGGGCGCGTGCCAGGATCTCGGCCAGCTCACCACCATCATGGCCAAGAGCCGCAAGCCCGCCGAGCTGCTCGCCGCGTGGCAGGGCTGGCACGACACCACCGGGCGCGCGGTGCGCCCGATCTACGAGCGGTTCGTCCCGCTGGCCAACGAGGGCGTCGCGGCCAACGGCTTCGCCGACGTCAGCGAGCTGTGGCTGTCGTCGTACGACATGAAGCCCGACGACGTGGTCGCGATGGCCGACACGCTGTGGGGCCAGGTCGAGCCGCTGTACAAGGACCTGCACTGCTACACCCGGCGCCGGCTGTCGAAGTTCTACGGCCCCAAGGTCGTGCCTCCGACCGGCCCGATGCCGGCGCACATGCTCGGCAACATGTGGGCGCAGGACTGGAGCAACGTCTACGACCTGCTCGAGCCCAACAAGGGCCAGGCCTCGCCCGACGTCTCGGCTGCGCTGGTCAAGCAGAAGTACGACGCGACCCGGATGGCCAAGCTGGCCGAGTCGTTCTTCGTGTCGCTGGGCCTGCCGTCGCTGCCGGCGACGTTCTGGGAGCGGTCGCAGCTGGTGCAGCCCAAGGGCAAGGAGGTCGTGTGCCACGCCAGCGCCTGGGACCCGACCTACTCCGGCGACGCGCGCATCAAGATGTGCATCAAGGTCAACCAGGAGGACCTGATCACGCTGCACCACGAGCTCGGGCACGACTACTACTACCTGAGCTACTACAAGCTGCCGGTGCTGTTCCAGAGCGGCGCCAACGACGGCTTCCACGAGGCGATCGGCGACACGATCGCGCTGTCGATCACCCCGAGCTACTTGAAGCAGATCGGCCTGCTCGACAAGGTCTCGGTGGCGCCCGAGGCGGTGATCAACCAGCAGATGTTCGTCGCGCTCAGCAAGGTCGCGTTCCTGCCCTTCGGCCTGGTCGTCGACAAGTGGCGGTGGGAGGCGTTCTCGGGGAAGATCACCCCCGAGCAGTGGAACCAGCGCTGGTGGGAGCTGCGCCAGCAGTACCAGGGCGTCGCGCCGGCGGTGGCGCGGGCCGCGACCGACTTCGACCCCGGCGCCAAGTACCACGTGCCGTCGAACACGCCGTACCTGCGCTACTTCCTGTCGACGATCTTGCAGTTCCAGTTCCACCGCGCGCTGTGCAAGGCCGCGGGCTGGGACGGGCCGCTGCACGAGTGCTCGATCTACGGCAGCCCCGGCGCCGGCACCAAGCTGGCGGCGATGCTCGCGCTGGGCGCGAGCAAGCCCTGGCCCGACGCGCTCGAGGCCATGACCGGCCAGCGCGAGATCGACGCGACCGCGATGCTCGACTACTTCGCGCCGCTGCACGCGTGGCTGAAGGCGCAGAACGCGGGCCAGGAGTGCGGCTGGTAG